The following nucleotide sequence is from Syntrophales bacterium.
GGTGATTCCGGTCCTGACACAGCACTACATGATGCTGCAGCGCAACCTGCTGTACACCGCCGTCACACGGGGCAGGAAGCTGGTGGTCCTGATCGGGACGAAAAAAGCCCTGGCCATTGCCGTCAAAAACAACCGGACCCGGCAGCGGTTTTCGCTGCTGAAGGAGCGGTTGCGCGGTCCGGGAGTTCCGCCTCATCACTCCGAGAATTTGTGAAGCAACGGAGGCCGTTTTCTGGTATAACCCGGGGCGCCTGATGCCGCACCGAATCAACCCGAATCACTGAAACGAGGTGTACCATGAAGAAATGGATTTGCAAAATCTGCGGTTACATCCACGAGGGAGAAGCTCCTCCGGAGACTTGCCCGATTTGCGGCGCCCCGGCCTCGGAGTTTGAGCCTATGCCCGACGATAAAAAACAGGACACCTCGTCCCCCGGAACACTGCCGGGAGCGAACAGAGAGGAGGCGCCCCCGGAAAGGCAACAGTATATGCCGGCCTTTGTTCGCAATAACCGCTTTCTGTCGTTCATAGCCAGGGTTTTCCCCCTCTTCCAGTTTCACCCCATCATGGCCCACTTCCCGAACGGCCTCATTCCCGCGTCGGTTTTTTTCCTGCTGCTGGCGATCTTTTTCGACCTTCCCTGCGTGGAACTAACTGCCTTTTATACCCTCTGCGCTGCCGTGGTACTGTCTCCCCTGACGGTGATCACGGGCATCTATAGCTGGAAGGCCCACTACAAAAAAGCGGTGACAACCAGGTTCATGTTCAAGCTCTACGGCGGAATCGCCTTCGTTGTGCTGGGATCGGCAACCATCATATGGCGCCTGATGACCCCGGGTATCGTTGAAACCGGAACAGGTCCTTATGTCGTCATCAACCTCGTCCTGCTGGTCCTGGCGGCCCTCCTGGGCCATGTAGGAGGCAGCATCGTTTTTGCCGGAAGACGACAGCGATGAACCGGAGCGCGGCACAGCGAAAATCCTTGAGGAGACAACGATGGCTACGATAACCTTTCTCGGCGGAGCCCGATCGGTTACGGGCTCGACCTATCTTGTCGAAACAGAAGACGGAAAGCGACTGCTTATCGACTGCGGTCTCTTTCAGGGCGGAAGCCGGATCGAACGAAGGAATCGGGAGAACTGGGGCTTCAGGCCGTCGGAAATCGACGCGGTGATTCTGACTCACGGCCACATCGATCACAGCGGGCGCATTCCGAAGCTCGTCAAGGACGGCTTCAGGGGACCCGTCATCACCTCGCCTCCCACGGTCGAGATCTGCCAGATCATGCTCCTTGACTCCGCCCACGTCCAGGCCATGGAGGCCCGGTGGAAATCGTCCCGCAACGTCCGACGGGGCGGAAAACCCGTGGAACCGCTCTACACCATAGACGATGCCCGTAACAGTCTCGCCTGCCTGAAACCCATGGAACGGGACCGCCTGTTCGAGCCGGTGCCGGGCGTACGGGCGCGGTTGAGGAATGCCGGGCACATTCTGGGGTCATGTTTTATCGAACTGTGGCTGTCCGAAAAATCCGGCACCATCAAGCTGGTTTTTTCAGGAGACCTGGGCAACAAGAACCAACTCATCGTCAGGGATCCCCACGAGGTCGCCGAGGCCAACTACCTGTTCCTCGAATCAACTTACGGTGACCGCCTGCACCGGACCTTTGAGGATAGCAAGGCAGAACTCCTGGAGGCCATTCGTTATGCCGTGTCCCACGGAGAAAAGGTCATCATCCCGGCTTTCGCCCTGGAACGGACCCAGGAAATTCTTTACCTCCTGGGTGAATTCTACCGGGACGGGTCCCTGCCGAAAATACCCGTCTATGTCGACAGCCCCCTTGCAATAAAGGCTACGGAAATATTCAGAAACAACAAAAAATACTATGATGATGCAGCCCGGGCCATCGTCGAGCAGGGATTCGACCCCTTCGACATGCCGACGCTCCGTTTTACTCCGACAACAGATGAGTCCATCGCCATCAACCGCAGATCGGAACCGGCCATCGTTATATCCGCCAACGGAATGTGTACCGCGGGCAGAATCAAACATCACCTGAAGCATAATCTCTGGCGGCCCGGGGCGAGCCTGATAATTGTGGGATATCAGGCTGAAGGAACCACGGGGAGAAAAATCGTCGACGGCGCCGGGACAGTCCGCATTTTTCGGGAGGAAGTGTCCGTCAGGGCCAGGGTGTACACCATCGGCGGATTTTCCGCCCATGCGGACCAGAAGGGTCTTATCGACTGGGTCCGGCCTCTCGTCGATTCCAACCCGCGCGTTTTTCTTGTCCATGGGGAATTGAAGGCCAGTGAGCCCCTGGCGGCAAAAATTGAAGCGGACCTGGGCCTCGAAACCTACATACCCGACTGGAAAGAATCGGTGCTGCTGACACCCCGCCGGGAGATTATCGCGCAACCGGGGGTAAGGAAAGCTCCCGAAACACTACCGGGAATACAGAGAGAGGAGCTTCTCGAATCCATTGAAATTCTCGAGGAACGGCTCGAACTCCTTCGTGACGGACTCACGGACGACCGGTATCCGGAAGCAATGGACAGGACAATGCTGGACCGGCTGAAGAAAATCAGTTCCGACCTGGCCGGCCTGGTTTCTCCCTGATTACGCGCGGACGCGCTGACGGAAACGAAGAAAAAGGAAGAGAAAGGAGTTGATGGCATGGATTTTCGGAACATCACCTACGAAAAACAGGGATACATCGCTATTCTCACCCTGAACCGGCCACCGGCCAATTCGATCAACCTTGCCACGCTGGAGGAGATCGACCGGGTCCTTGATGATGTCGCCGGCAACAACGACATTCGGGTACTCGTTATAACCGGTGCGGGAGAAAAGGGCTTTTCAGCCGGATTCGACGTGTCCGACGCGGCTAACAGCGACAAGGCCGGCCCCATGGGCCAGGCTCTGTGGACGAGAATCAGCCGTTTTCAGAAGCCCGTTATTGCGGCCATCAACGGCTACGCCTTCGGCGGGGGGTGTGAACTGTCAATGGCCTGCACGTTCAGGGTCATGCTTTCAGGTGCGAAGATCGGCCTTACGGAACTCAACATGGGCATCATCCCCGGCTGGGGAGGAACCCAACGCATGCCCGCCATCCTGGGTAAATCGAAGGCCTTGGACCTGATACTGTTCAGCAAACGCATCACCGCCGAAGAAGCGCTGGATATCGGCCTGGTGGACGCGGTTTCCCGGCCGGGAGAATTGATGAAAGATGTTATGGAGATGGCCGGTTTCCTGGCCGGACGTCCCCCCCTTGCCGTTCAGGCCGTAATGAGGGCTGTCACCGTGGGCCTGGAAAAGGGACTCGATGAGGGATCAAAGGCCGAGCAGGACGGCATCGCCTTGACGAGCCGCTCCAGGGACGCCACGGAAGGTTTCATGGCTTTCCTGGAAAAACGGGAACCGGACTTCAAGGGTGAATGACCTTCGTTGAAAGGAACTGCAATGACTGCGGAAGACGTAAAAGACATTGCCGTGATCGGCGCCGGAGACATGGGTCACGGAATCGCCGCCTGCTTCATCAGGGCAGGCTACCGGGTTGTCCTGCGGGACATCGAGCAGGAATACATCGATCGCGGCGTCGACAATATAAGAAAAAGCCTGTCGCGCCTCGTGAACAAGGGCACAATGACCCGGGAGGCCTTCGATGAAGCACTGTCGCGACTGGTTCCCATGATTGACCTCGCGGAAGCCGTCCGAAACGCCGATTTCGTCATCGAGGCCGTTCCCGAACGGCCGGACCTGAAAAAAAGCGTTTTCGCCGAACTCGACCGGAACGCTCCGAAGCGTGCCATCCTGGCCTCCAACACGTCGAACATCAGCATCACCGATATAGCCGCTGCCACCGGCCGCCCCGACAAAGTCGTGGGCTGTCACTTCTTCAACCCGGCCATGGTAATGAAGCTGGTGGAGGTCACCCGGGGCGATCACTCCTCCGATGAATCAATTCAGACGGCCTGTGAACTGGCACGAAAGATCGGGAAGGTTCCCGTCATCGTTGAAAAAGACTCGCCGGGATTCATTTCCAACCGGGTCAATGAACCGACAGTGGTTCTGCTTTCAAAAATTCTTGAAGCAGGAACTCCCACGCCGGAAGAATTCGACGCCGCTTTCAAGGCATTCATGCCGATGACTCCCTTTGAACTTCTGGATTACGTCGGCATCGACATCTGTTATCACGGCCTCGAATACTTCGCCCAGGCGCTTTCACCGGACTACGCGCCTTCGAAGGCCCTGGAAACCTATGTCAGGGAAGGCAGGCTGGGGAAAAAGACGGGGAGCGGATTCTTCGATTGGTCCCGGGGGAGACCGGAAATCGACCCTTCAAAAGCGACATCCGAGTATGACCTGAACCACCTGGTTGCCCTGCAGGTGAACGAAGCGACAAAGCTTATCGAAGAAGGCGTGTGTACCGATCCGGCACAGATCGATCTCGCCATGATAAACAGCAGCGGATCGCCCTTCGGACCCTTCGCCCTGGCCCGGGGGATCGGCTATGACGTGCTGAACGCGAAGCTCGAAGAACTCTACGACAGGTTCGGACTGGAAATCTTCAAGCCCACGAAAACCATGAAGGAAGGTGGCGTGACCACCTGATCCCTGGGAGCAAAACCTGCCGTCCGGGACGCCCCGCCCGTGTCACGCTGCCCGGGAAGACAACACAGCGTGACACGCGGTACTAGAGCACGATTGTGATGCCGCTATGGGAACTTAAGCGGTTAAAGAGATCCGTCCGGTCCTCGTCACTGTGCACGATGGCTTCAACCCGGAGGGAGCAGTAGGAGCCGGCGGCACTTGTCCTCGAATGACTGACCCGACAGGCCCGTTCCTGGAACACCTCCCCAATGGCCCGCTCCATCATGGCCCGATCGGAACCGATGACGGTGTATGCCCAGGAGCACGGATACTCCAGCACTGCCCGCCCTCCCTTCTTCTCCGGGTTCATGGCCGTACCGCCCCGGGGGGCCCTTGCCGCTCCCGCGGCATCATTTTTCCAACTGTTCCAGGGCAAAATCCCAGTTGACGAGATTGTCCATGACGCCGGTCAGGTAATCGGCCCGCCTGTTCTGGTAGTCCAGATAATAGGCGTGTTCCCAGACGTCCACCGTAAGAAGGGCCTTGATACCGCGTGCTACAGGAGTATCGGCATCGGCAGTGGTCATGATATCAAGCTTGCCCTCGAGCATGACCAGCCAGGCCCAGCCGCTGCCGAACCGGCCCATGGCGGCCGCATGGAAGGCTTCCCGGAACCGGTCAAAACCGCCGAAGGAGGCGGTGATCAGTTCCAGCATTTTCCCGCCCGGCCTTCCCCCTCCCCCCGGCGTGAGGCATTTCCAGTAAAACGTGTGGTTCCACAGCTGGGCCGCGTTGTTGAAGAGCGCTCGTTTCGAGGGGTCATCCACGATCGTTTTCAAAATTATCTCCAGGGGTTCCTCTTCAAGGCCGCTGCCCGCGATCAGTTTGTTCGCGTTTGCCTCATACTGGGCATGGTGCTTGCCGTAATGAAAATCAACGGTCCTTCCGCTGATAGTGGGCTCCAATGCCCCCGATGCATAGGGAAGATACTCTCGTTCAAGAATCATGGCTCCTGTTCCT
It contains:
- a CDS encoding MBL fold metallo-hydrolase, whose amino-acid sequence is MATITFLGGARSVTGSTYLVETEDGKRLLIDCGLFQGGSRIERRNRENWGFRPSEIDAVILTHGHIDHSGRIPKLVKDGFRGPVITSPPTVEICQIMLLDSAHVQAMEARWKSSRNVRRGGKPVEPLYTIDDARNSLACLKPMERDRLFEPVPGVRARLRNAGHILGSCFIELWLSEKSGTIKLVFSGDLGNKNQLIVRDPHEVAEANYLFLESTYGDRLHRTFEDSKAELLEAIRYAVSHGEKVIIPAFALERTQEILYLLGEFYRDGSLPKIPVYVDSPLAIKATEIFRNNKKYYDDAARAIVEQGFDPFDMPTLRFTPTTDESIAINRRSEPAIVISANGMCTAGRIKHHLKHNLWRPGASLIIVGYQAEGTTGRKIVDGAGTVRIFREEVSVRARVYTIGGFSAHADQKGLIDWVRPLVDSNPRVFLVHGELKASEPLAAKIEADLGLETYIPDWKESVLLTPRREIIAQPGVRKAPETLPGIQREELLESIEILEERLELLRDGLTDDRYPEAMDRTMLDRLKKISSDLAGLVSP
- a CDS encoding enoyl-CoA hydratase-related protein — its product is MDFRNITYEKQGYIAILTLNRPPANSINLATLEEIDRVLDDVAGNNDIRVLVITGAGEKGFSAGFDVSDAANSDKAGPMGQALWTRISRFQKPVIAAINGYAFGGGCELSMACTFRVMLSGAKIGLTELNMGIIPGWGGTQRMPAILGKSKALDLILFSKRITAEEALDIGLVDAVSRPGELMKDVMEMAGFLAGRPPLAVQAVMRAVTVGLEKGLDEGSKAEQDGIALTSRSRDATEGFMAFLEKREPDFKGE
- a CDS encoding 3-hydroxyacyl-CoA dehydrogenase — protein: MTAEDVKDIAVIGAGDMGHGIAACFIRAGYRVVLRDIEQEYIDRGVDNIRKSLSRLVNKGTMTREAFDEALSRLVPMIDLAEAVRNADFVIEAVPERPDLKKSVFAELDRNAPKRAILASNTSNISITDIAAATGRPDKVVGCHFFNPAMVMKLVEVTRGDHSSDESIQTACELARKIGKVPVIVEKDSPGFISNRVNEPTVVLLSKILEAGTPTPEEFDAAFKAFMPMTPFELLDYVGIDICYHGLEYFAQALSPDYAPSKALETYVREGRLGKKTGSGFFDWSRGRPEIDPSKATSEYDLNHLVALQVNEATKLIEEGVCTDPAQIDLAMINSSGSPFGPFALARGIGYDVLNAKLEELYDRFGLEIFKPTKTMKEGGVTT
- a CDS encoding DUF493 domain-containing protein; translated protein: MNPEKKGGRAVLEYPCSWAYTVIGSDRAMMERAIGEVFQERACRVSHSRTSAAGSYCSLRVEAIVHSDEDRTDLFNRLSSHSGITIVL
- a CDS encoding superoxide dismutase, encoding MILEREYLPYASGALEPTISGRTVDFHYGKHHAQYEANANKLIAGSGLEEEPLEIILKTIVDDPSKRALFNNAAQLWNHTFYWKCLTPGGGGRPGGKMLELITASFGGFDRFREAFHAAAMGRFGSGWAWLVMLEGKLDIMTTADADTPVARGIKALLTVDVWEHAYYLDYQNRRADYLTGVMDNLVNWDFALEQLEK